The sequence CCGCGTTCACTGACATAAAGGAACCGGAGGCATGGCAGACATCGAGTGCAACAAGAAATGAGCCGCTTTCAGAAGGCGACGCAATAATAGTGAGCGGTGAGCAGAGAGCTAAAAATAGAACCATCAGCAGGATTAGCGCACATTTTTGCATCGCATTATTTTGGCACTGATTTCATGACACAGTCAACGTCAAATTGTAATTATTAAAGAATGACTGCAAACAAGAGGCATGGATCTTCTTCCCTGCCTCTCCGATCATTTCCCGAATCCGATCTCTGTTCATCATTAAAAGGCAAGCATTAGCTACAGACCTGTTGCCTTGACTATATGCTCATGGCAGTTTCCCTCTCAATCGCCTGGAGCGCATGGCCGACATGCTGAATTAGCTAAAGTCCGGAAACGCCTTCAATGTGAGCAATCTGCCGTTGCCGATATCAATACTGACTGAAAGAATGCCGCCTTCAATGTACTGAATGGAAAAATCGCGAAAGCCGGTCTGTGCAAAGCGTTTCGCATTTGAAGGACACCCTCCCTGGCATCCGGCTATGCCTCGTGTCATTTTTGGGATAAGACTGTCGAGATCGAACCCATCAACACTGATGCCCTTTGAGGATGCAAACTGCACGATCTGTGTGATCATATTCTGAAGGTCATAATTAAACGGATTGTCAATCTGTATGGGAAGAGTATCCTTGTCAATGCCTACCTCAAATAACATTCAACACCTCTCTGTATAAGCAATTTCAAAAAATATCCAGCTACTCAGTCTGAATTTAGCTGTGTCAATTTACTCGGGTGTAGCCTATACATCCTGATTAATGAATAGACTGTATCTATTTGTATAATAGATTTCATTTATCTTAAACTTTACCATATTCGCCGTTATCATGTGGAGGAGGCTTTCGATATTCATGGCAGGACTGATTATGTTCGATTTTATCCCTCGGTCAATCATCAAGAAGATACAAGATCACACTCAAGGAATAGGTTGACCCCAAGTCGCGATGCAAATTGAAACAAGATTGAAAGTTCACTATAACGGGGAGTAAGGGGATGGTCCCCACCTGGTCTGCAAAACCAGCGTTATAGCCATAAAATGGCTATTGTGTGTTCGATTCGCACTACTCCCCTCCAAAATTCATGAAAAAAAGGAGAAATTATGTCATCAACACAGTTTGAGATTAAGAGTTATCCCGATATGTGGGAAAGTCTGGGAATGGATGTGGCAAGGTTTGAAAAGATGCGCTGTGTTTTGGGAGATGTTTTTCAGACTACGTTTCTTTCCCAGGAAAACCGTCCGCAGCGGATGGACTATTTTAACTGGATTGTCTCTGAAATTCACGGAGGCCGTATCAGGGAGATACTGGATGCAAAAAAGGAGGGCCGCCCGGTTGTGGGCACCTTCTGTGTGTATGTTCCGGAGGAGCTTGTTATTGCAGCAGGAGGTATCTGTATCGGGCTCTGCGGAGGCTCACAGGGTCCGATACCTGATGCAGAAAAAACCCTTCCAAGGAACATATGTCCCATGGTCAAGTCCGCTTATGGGTTCAAGGTCGCCAAGGTCTGCCCATATTTCCAGTCTGTTGATTTTGTGTACGGAGAGACGACCTGCGACGCCAAGAAAAAGACTTGGGAGTTGCTTAACAGAGAAGTGCCGACCTATGTGATGGAGATACCTCAGATGAAGCGAGAGAGAGACCGGACCCTCTGGTTTGAGGAGGTTAAGGACTTCAAGGCACAGATAGAGAAGGTCACCGGCAAGACAATAACTGCCGAAGCCGTTACTGAGGCAGTTAAGATCATGAACAATAAGAGAAAGGCCCTACAGCGTCTGAACAGGCTGCAGCACCACAATCCATCGCCCATAAGCGGGAAGGATGTTCTTCTTATTGAGCAGATCGCATTTTACGATGATCCCGTGCGGTTTGCAGAAAAGGTGAATCTGCTTTGTGATGAACTGGACGAAAGGGTCAAAAAAGGTATAGCCGTTGCTCCTGCCAGTGCGCCGAGGGTCCTGGTTTCAGGCACGCCTATGGCGATGCCGAACTGGAAGGCCCACAACCTTGTCGAAAAGGCAGGCGGCATAGTGGTGAATGATGAAAGCTGCATCGGCACCCGCTATTTTAAAGACCTGATGGATGAGAATATGACTGACCTTGACAGTCAGCTCAAGGCACTGACTGACCGGTACATGAAGATAGACTGCTCCTGCTTTACGCCAAATGACGACCGTGTTGATCAGGTTCTGAAGGAATATCGTGACTCCGGCGCACAGGGTATTCTTCACTATTGTCTTCAGTTCTGCCATACCTATAACATCGAGGCAATCAAGATCAAGGAGGCCTGTGAAAAGGCAGGGATACCGTTTCTTGCAATAGAGTCGGACTATTCGCCCGAGGATATCGGCCAGATGCAGACCAGGATAGAGGCATTTCTTGAGCAAATAAAGGGCTGACATGGTAGTTGGAGTTGACCTCGGATCAAGGACAATCAAGGTAGCTGCTGTTGAAGACAGCCGCCTTGTTGATTTTCGGATAGCTGAGAGCGGCTACGATCCTCATCGCCAATCCCTTGAAATGATAAAGGGATATCATCCGGCAAGAATTATTGCAACCGGATACGGCAGGCACCTTGCCAAGAGACATTTTGCTGATGACGTGATCACTGAAATAAAGGCGCATGCGCTGGGAGCCCGACACTTTTTTCCGGAATGCAGGACCATTGTTGATGTTGGAGGCCAGGATACCAAAGTCATAGCGCTTGACGAAAGCGGCAAGGTGCTCAATTTTCAGATGAATGACAAGTGCGCTGCAGGAACAGGAAGGTTCCTTGAGATTATGGCCTCGTC comes from Nitrospirota bacterium and encodes:
- a CDS encoding 2-hydroxyacyl-CoA dehydratase, encoding MSSTQFEIKSYPDMWESLGMDVARFEKMRCVLGDVFQTTFLSQENRPQRMDYFNWIVSEIHGGRIREILDAKKEGRPVVGTFCVYVPEELVIAAGGICIGLCGGSQGPIPDAEKTLPRNICPMVKSAYGFKVAKVCPYFQSVDFVYGETTCDAKKKTWELLNREVPTYVMEIPQMKRERDRTLWFEEVKDFKAQIEKVTGKTITAEAVTEAVKIMNNKRKALQRLNRLQHHNPSPISGKDVLLIEQIAFYDDPVRFAEKVNLLCDELDERVKKGIAVAPASAPRVLVSGTPMAMPNWKAHNLVEKAGGIVVNDESCIGTRYFKDLMDENMTDLDSQLKALTDRYMKIDCSCFTPNDDRVDQVLKEYRDSGAQGILHYCLQFCHTYNIEAIKIKEACEKAGIPFLAIESDYSPEDIGQMQTRIEAFLEQIKG
- a CDS encoding 3-hydroxyacyl-ACP dehydratase; translated protein: MVVGVDLGSRTIKVAAVEDSRLVDFRIAESGYDPHRQSLEMIKGYHPARIIATGYGRHLAKRHFADDVITEIKAHALGARHFFPECRTIVDVGGQDTKVIALDESGKVLNFQMNDKCAAGTGRFLEIMASSLGYGLSEFGAEALKGKGDVRISNMCTVFAESEVISLKNHGTLPADIAKAVHISVIERLVAMLARVGYEDTVVFTGGVAKNPAAVNLLKERLDIRILLPEPPDIVGALGAALYGT